TGAGCGCCGTGGAACGGGACGGACGGGTGGTCGTGAACGACCACCCGCTGCCCGACCTGGAGGGCGTGCCGGCGTACGGGGTTGGCGGCTCACCGGGCTTCATCACGCTGATCGCCCTGCACGGCGCGTTCGGCCCACCGCCATCGGTGGTGCTCTCCGGCATCAACCGTGGTGCCAACGCCGGCCGGGCCGTGTTGCACTCCGGGACGGTGGGGGCCGCGTTCACCGCCGCCACGAACGGGTGCCGGGCGATGGCGGTCTCCCTGGACGTGCTCTCCGCGGGCGAGGCGACGGCGGCGAGCGGCGGTGCGGCAGTGGACGCGGCCGCCCGGGTACGCGACGCCGAGCGGCACTGGAGCACCGCGGCGCGGGTCGCCCTGGACCTGCTCCCCCGGTTGACGTCCGCACCGATGGAGAGCGTGCTCAACGTGAACGCCCCGGACCTGCCGCACGGACGCCTGCGCGGGGTGCGGCGAGGCACGCTGGCCAGCTTCGGTCAGGTGCAGATGACG
This portion of the Micromonospora zamorensis genome encodes:
- the surE gene encoding 5'/3'-nucleotidase SurE; protein product: MTLRVLITNDDGIAAPGIQALAWAARQRGLDVVVAAPLEEASGTSAAMSAVERDGRVVVNDHPLPDLEGVPAYGVGGSPGFITLIALHGAFGPPPSVVLSGINRGANAGRAVLHSGTVGAAFTAATNGCRAMAVSLDVLSAGEATAASGGAAVDAAARVRDAERHWSTAARVALDLLPRLTSAPMESVLNVNAPDLPHGRLRGVRRGTLASFGQVQMTVAESGHGFIRTSLEEPGQAAQPGTDVALLAAGYASVTAIRAVTEATDIDLTGLDEQP